The Candidatus Palauibacter australiensis genomic sequence CCGGCTGGGGCGACGCGGACAACGTGCGCGACTCCGGCCGCACCGAAACCAGCGGACTCGGACTGCGCCTCGGCCTCGTCGAACTGCGCCAGCGGCTCGCCTCGGGCGGCGGGTTCGAACTCGGGCTGCGGACCGACGCCGGCTGGGCCGAACTCGCCACCGACGCCGGCACGGAGACCCTCGACGGCCAGACCGCGGCCGTGAACCAGGTGCGCTTCGGCGTCGACCTGTCCCAGCAGATCCGGCTCGGCGGGCTCACGATCGCCCCGTTCGGCGAGGCCCACGCGAGGCGCGACGCCGGCGCCGGCCAGCCCGGCACCGGTCTCGAACTCGCAGGCGGCCTCAGGGCCCGCGCCGGATTCCTGCGCATCGACGCGCAGGGCCGCATGCTCGCCGTCCACTCCGTGGCCGGCTACGAGGAGCGCGGCCTCGGCCTCACCCTCAGCCTCGGCAACCTTGGCGGCGAGGGCCTGTCCCTCTCCATGTCCCCCCGCTGGGGCGACGTCGTCGCCAGCGGAGACGCCCTCTGGCAGGAGCAGATCTACAGCCGTTACGCCCCCGCACCGTCCGCGACCGCCGACGGCGACCCGGCCATGAACGCCGGCGACCCGGCCGCGAACACCCGCGACCCCTGGGCGCTCGACATCCGAGGCAACTACGGCCTCCGCATCCCCGGCGACCGCCTCCTCAACTGGTCCGCCACCCTCAACCACTCCCCCACAGGCCCCCGCTTCACCCTCGGAGCCCAACTCGGCCTCGGCACCTCGTACGGGGCCGAACCCGCCCCCCAAGGCACGATGATCCCGTAGGCCGTGCCGGGTGTCAGCTATCCGATCACTTGATCCGCGTTAGGTTCGCGCTCCGCTGGCCGTCGCGCTTGTCGCTCATGCGTGCGCATCAAGCTCGATTGTCGCTCATTTATGGCTAAAATGTGGCCTACAAAAGGGGTTCAGAACACCTCCCGTTCAACCAGTCCAGCGCCGGAGTCGCGTACCGGGACCGCGTCATCTTGGGGATGCTGGTCTTCAAGTCGTCGTAGAGCCCGACTTCCATCTAGTGGGGCCGCCCCGTTTACGCGTCGTGCGTGAGGTCCTGGAAGCCGGCTCCCGACGGTGAGGGCGAGGGCGGCGAGGAAGTCGGGGAGGGGCGCCGGGTCAGCGCGCCGGTTGTAGGCCTCGTAGATGTCGGGGACCTGGTCGAGCGTCAGCGCCACCTCTCGCACAGGGCCGCATGCTCGCCGTCCACTCCGTGGCTAAGTTCACTTTTTTCGCATTTCGGGCTTCTTATGTTAAGATAATTTGCGTTTTGCGTGATTCTCCTGGCGTTATCCCAAGAAAATTCGATGAACCGCACGCTGGACGAACTGCCCGAAGCCTTCGTGTCGCATACGGCGATCAGCGCCGACGTGTCGCGGGCCGTGAAGGCCGGGACGCTGCGCAAGCTCGCGTCGCGCCTCTACACGAAGAACCTGGACGACGCGCCCGAGCGGATCGTGAGACGCAACCTGTGGACGATCGTCGCCGGGTACTTTCCCGGCGCGCTGGTCGCCGACCGCACGGCCATCGAAGTCGGCCCGGCGCCCGACGGCTCCGTATGCCTCGTCAGCGCGCGTGGCAGGACGATCGAGTTGCCCGGCATCGTGCTCCGTCCGAGACGTGGCTCCGGGCCGATCACGTCCGATATGCCCTTCGTCGAAGGATTATACCTCAGTTCGAGGACCCGGGCGTATCTGCAGAACCTGCGCCCCTCCCGAACTCGGGGCGGCCGTTTGCCGCGCACACTCCCCCAAGCTCAGATCGAAGAAACGCTTGATCGCCTCATTCGTGGCTCCGGCGAATCGGCCGTCAAACAACTGCGAGACGATGCCCGCGCCGTGGCCGCCGAACTCGGTCTGGAGAAGGAGGCGGCCCGTCTCGACACCCTCATTGGCACCCTCCTCGGCACCCGCCGAAGTGAACTCGACTCACCGCTTGCGCGGGCCCGCAGCCGGGGAAACGCCTACGACCCCGACCGCATGGATTTGTTTCATAAGCTGCATCGCGCGCTCCGCGACCGCCCCCCGCGCGTACGATCCGCACCCGACCGGGATGCGCAGGGCCGCGACACGCTGGCGTTCTTCGAGGCATACTTCTCGAACTTCGTCGAGGGCACCGAGTTTCTGGTCGAGGAGGCCGTGCGAATCGTCTTTGAGGGCGAGATCCCACAGCGTCGACCCGCGGACGCTCGCGATGTGGTCGGAACGTGGCGCCTCGTCTCCAACCCGCAGGAGATGGCTCGCACCCCGCGAGATCCAGCGGAGCTTACGAGTCTCTTGCGGTACCGCCACCGCCAGATCATGGCGGGACGTCCGGAAACGCGCCCCGGCGAGTTCAAGGACGCTCCAAACAAGGCCGGCGGCACCCACTTCGTCCTCCCCGATCTGGTATCAGGCACGCTGGAGCAGGGTTTCTCTCTGTATCAAAGCCTCGAGTCGCCCTTCGAGCGGGCGGTGTACATGATGTTCCTCGTGGCCGAGGTGCATCCCTTCGCGGACGGCAATGGACGCGTTGCGCGTGTCATGATGAACGCGGAACTCGTGACGGCCGGCGAGGAGCGAATCGTCATCCCGACCGTCTTCCGAAACAACTACCTCGCCGCGCTCCGCGCGCTGTCCCGCACGGACCGCCGGCCCGAGCCTCTGATCGGCATGCTCGACTACGCCCAGCGCTGGACCCTGGCCGTCGGCTGGACCTCGCTCCCGGAGACGCAACGGGAGCTGGAAGCGTGCCACGCCTTCCTGGATCCCGATGAAGCCGACGGCGAGGGCAAGCGGCTGCGCATGCCCGTCGTGACGTCCGACGCGCGTGGCCCTGCTAACGGATGAAGGCGAGCCCGCTGTGGCGCTTGGTGGAGGCTGCTGCGGAGGGCTGAAGCCTGGGCTCAGCCGTCGTTCGTGAGGTCGAGGAAGCCGGCTCCGACGGTGAGGGCGAGGGCGGCGAGGAAGTCGGGGAGCGGCGCCGGGTCGGCGCGCCGGTTGTAGGCCTCGTAGATGTCGGGGACCTGGTCCAGCGTCGGCGCCACCTCGACGAGCAGCCGGAGATCGACGTTGCGCACGTAGCGCGCGCCGGCCGGCAGCCGCTCGGAGACGAGGTGGGGTTCGAGGGCGATCCGGTCCCCGGCCACGGCGGGCCCCGAGATGATTTCGAGCCCGGCGGCCGGGCGGAGGCGCACGGCGGGGCGCGCGCGGATGGTCTCGTACGCCGCCCGCACCTCCGCGCTTCCGAGGAACGCCTCGGCCCGGTCCTCCGCGAGCGAGCGCTCGCCCGGTTCCAGCATGCCGGACGCGCCGGACGCGCCGGACGCTCCAGACTCCGCGGCGGGTTCCCGGATGCCGCCCCCCGCCGTGCGCGCGGCGTCGAGCCGGGCGTCCCAGAAGGGATGGTCGTTCGCGGCGGCGGCCTGCTCCAGGAAGGGGACGGACAGCGCCCGGTAGGTGCGGTACACCTCGCGTTCGCGGTCGTCGTACAACTCGCAGGCGGGGCCGGCCATGGCGTCGTCCTCGAGCCCCGTGTGCGTCACGATCGCGGCGAGCCAGGCCGAGGCGAGCGCCTTCTTGACGCCGTACGAGGAGAGGGGGTCGATGAAGGAGCCGGCGTCGCCGACGAGGAGCAGGCCCGGCCGGCCGTGCAGGGTCGCGCCGTAGAGCGACGCGGGACATGCCCGCACGGGTCCTTGCAGCCGGCCCCCTTCGAGGCGCCGGCCGAGCCGCGCCGCCTTGGCCAGTTCGGCGCGCCACATGCCGTCGAGGCCCCGTTCGCGCGCCAGGTGCGTGCGGCGCGGGTCGACCATCGCCGTGACGCAGCGGGTACGCGGCGACGTCGGCACCGACCAGGCCCACCCGTCCCGATAGCTCTCGATCAGCGTACAGCCGGGGTCCGGCGGAGCGTGGCCGCGGTCCGGGGTCCAGCGGCCGACGAGCGCGAGCGTGGCGATGCCGCGTTCGCGCGTGCGGAGCCCGCGCCGGGCGAGCACCCCGGCCCGGCCGGAGGCGTCGAGCACCCAGCGCCCCCGGTAGCGGGCGGCCGACGTGGCCACGCGCCAGCCATCGGGCTCGACGGCCGTTTCCACCACCGGCCCGTCCGCCACCAGGCGGGCACCGGCCTCGCGCGCCACCCCGTGGAAGGCGGCCTCCAGCGCCGCCCGCTCCGCATGGAAGCCGCGTTCGGGCGCCCCGAACCGTTCGTCGCGCCGCGGCTCGCCGGCCCACCACACGGTGTTGCCCTCGTTCCGCACGAGGCCCGCCGCGTCCAGGGCGTCCAGCGCTCCCACGCGTTCGAGGAGCTTGCGCGCCGAGCCGGGGATGGATTCGGCGAGCCACTTCGCCGGCGGGGCGGGCCGCGTGATCAGCGCGACATCGTGCCCGCGCCGCGCCAGCGACGCCGCGGCGGCGCAGCCCGCCGGCCCGCCGCCGACGATCAGGACATCAAAGAACGTGTTCGCCAGGCGGGCTCAGTTCGCCCGCGGGCGCAGCGCGAACGCGCCCGCGCCGCCCGGTCCGTCCATGGCGAAGCAGTAGAAGCGCCCGTCGCCGCCCGTCCCGCGCAGGTCATCGAGGCTGCAGCCCCGCGACCCGTGCGCCTCGTTCCACGAGGTCGGGTTCTGTCCGCCGCCCGTGCGGTCGTGGTGCCCGACGAGCGCGCTGCCCTCGCCGCTCGACGTCCAGTTGCTGCACGTCGTGTCGCCGTCCGCGCCCGAGGCCATGCCGTTCATCAGCGTCCCGGTGAGGATGTCGTGCTGGTTCGGCTGGTCGCCCCGCCCGTTCACCTCATTGCCGTTCTCCGTGAGGATCGTCGCCTTGGTCAGGTTCGGGCCGTTGCTGTGCAGGTGCTCGACATCCCGGGCGATCATCGTGCCCGCGTGGTTGAACCATGGCCCGTCGCCGATCCGGTCGCGCGCGTGCACGCCGCCCGCGCCCGTCGTGCTGAGGTAGGCCCGCCACATGCGGTCGGGCAGTCCCGCCGCCTCGGCCAGCGTCTCGCAGTACGCGTCCGCGCCCTCGAGACCGCCGAGATCCGCGCCGTCCCCCGGATTCGAACTGGTGATGAAGAAGCTGATGCTCTCGTCCTGCGCCGTCGCCCCGCTCGCGCCGAACGCGAACAGAAGGGCCATGCAACCGATCGTGCGTCTCATCTTCGACTCCCGTGCTGGTGCTGCCCGACTCCCGTGCTGTTTGCTGCCGTCTCCGCTAACGCCCCTCGCTAACGCCGGATGTATTTTCTCATCTGTCGGGGTCCGACCTCGGCCCCGTAGAGGTTGCCGTGCGCGTCGACCGCGATCCCCTCGGCGCCGCTCGTGCCGGACGCATCCTGGTTGGGCTCCGGATCCGGGATGAACGTCGTCACCCAGCCGGTGGCCGCGTCGCCGATATAGATGCCGCGGAGCCACCCCTTGTTGCGGCGCGCGTTCGACTCGGAGTCCGTCGAGTAGAGGACATCCTCCTCGTCGATGAACAGCCCGCTCGGACGGCCGAACTGGTGCCACGTCTCGAGGTGGTTCCCCTCCTGGTCGAAGACCTGGACGCGGCTGTTGCCGCGGTCGCCGACGAAGAGGCGGCCCTGCGAGTCCATGGCGAGCGCGTGCGGGTCGCGGAACTCCCCGTTCGCCGTGCCCGCGCGCCCCCACTCCATGAGGAAGGTGCCATCGGGCGCGAACTTCACGATGCGGTTGTTGCCGCCCGCGTCGTGCCCGTCCGCCACGAAGATGCTGCCGTCGGGCGCGATGAGGATGTCCGACGGCTTGTTGAAGTGGTGCGGGCCGTCCCCCGCCACGCCCTTCTCGCCCAGCACCATCAGGACCTCACCCTCGGGGCTGAACTTGTAGACCACGTGTCCCCAGCCCTCCGGCACCGGCGCGTATCCCACGGCGTCGGCCACCCACACGCTGCCGTCCTCCTCGACGAACATCCCGTGAGGCCACGCGATGAGTCCCGAGCCGAAGCTGCGCACGACGTTCCCCTCGGTGTCGAAGAGCAGGATCGGGTCGACGTCGCTCTCGACGCACAGGTTCGCGCCGCAGCGCTCGCCCACCCAGATGTGCTCGCCGTCGGGGGCCGGGTAGACGGCGCTGGTCGCGCCCCACGAGCGTCCGTCGGGAAGCTCCCCCCAGCCGTCCATGGCCCTGTACGGGTTGGGCGCCGTCAACTGCGCCGCGAGCGCGCCGGGGCCCACGCCGGCGCCCGAAGCGAACGCCGTAAGCACGAGTACCGCGCCGAGTCCGATTCGCCTGGTGCCTTGTATCCGTCGCATCCGTCCTCCCGTCCTTCCGGTCCGCGCCATCCGCATCGTTGTCGCAATCGTGTCGCACCAAAAACGATGGGGCGCGACGGGCAAGACGGGCAAGGCGGGCAAGACGGGTATGGCGGGTAAGACGGACAGGCGGCGCACCGGGGCGCACCGGGGTGCAGCGCGGTGCAGCGGGGCGCTCTGGAAGGGGCTACTCCGCCAGCGCGGTCCGGCCGCCCCCTTTCGCTTTCGCCGCCAGGCGTCCGAAGGGTCCGCTGATCGCCCACGCCGCGCCCACGACGATCAGCGCCAGCGCACCCCAGCGCATGAGCGCCGCGGCCAGCGCTCCGTCGAAGGCGGGCCACGCGAAGCGGTAGGCCAGCAGGTCCGAGCCCCGGTCCGTCATCCAGTGCCAGCCCGTGTGCGCCAGCAGCGCCGACCCGATGATCGTCCCGATCCGCTCCGCGACCACCTTGCGGAACAGCACCTCGACCACCGGCACGGCGACCGCGACGACGACGAGTTGTCCGAGCTCCACGCCCACGTTGAACGCGAGCAGGGAGGCGAGCAGGTGTCCGCCCGCGAACTGCAGCGACTCGCTGAGCGCGAACGAGAAGCCGAACCCGTGCACGAGCCCGAACCCGAACGCGAGCAGCCAGCGCTTCCGGGGTTTTGCCCCGACGATGTTCTCGAGCGCCATGTAGACGATCGAGAGCGCGATGAGGGTCTCGATCAGCGGCGGGAACCAGAGCGCGCGCGGCGCGATCCCGAAGGCGGAGGCGATGAGGGTGATCGAGTGCGCGATCGTGAAGGAGGTGATGACGGGAACCAGGCCCCACAGCGTCCGCAGCGGGATGACGAGACAGAGGAGGAAAAGCAGGTGGTCGATCCCGTCGAGGATGTGCGTGAAGCCGAGCGACACGAAGCGCAGCGCCGCCTGGTGCCAGCGGGGGTCGAGCCGCACGAGCCCAGGGTCGCCGACATACTGGAAGGCACGCTCCGGCCGGTCCGGCGGCCGCAGGCGCAGCACCGTGACCGTGCGCAGGCCGAGGTGCGCGAAGCCGGGGTCGATCGAGAAGCGCGACTCGTCCGACTCGATATCGTACTCCAGCAGTACGTCGAGCAGCGCCTGCCGCCACGGAAGTTGGAGCCCGGGGTCGAGCGGCGGGTCGTCGAAGTGGGCCAGCGCCGTCTCGTAGCTGGCGAAGGACCGGTCCGAGGGAAGGGAGACGCGGGTCGCCACGATGCGCGGCGCTTCCAGGCGCCGGTCCTCCTCGTAGAACGCCACGTAGTCGGCGAGCCAGAGTTGCGCCGCGTCGCGGAGGAACGGGTCCGCCGCCTCGAGGTCCAGGTACCCGAGTCCGTACTGGGGGAACTCGATGTCCCGCATCGCCTCGAGCGGCGCCCGCACGAGGAATCGGAGGCGGGACCCCTCCGGCGTGACGAAGGCCTGCACCGTGACGTCCGCCGGAATCTCGTGCGGCACGGCGGGGATCGCCCCGGCCGCCCGATCCGGCGCCGCCCGCTCGGCCGGGCGATCCGGCGCCGCCCGCGCCGCCCCGGCCAGACTCGTCAGACCGTAGAGCGCGAGCACACACCCCATCAGCGTCGCCGTGCGCCGGCTTGGACGGCGTGTGTCACTTCGTTTCATCCCGTGTTTCATCCCGTCACGATGGCGCGGACGGCGCGCGCCGTCGACCCCGGCCGATCTCTGGACGAACGCGGACGGCATCGGTAGCGTGAATCGATCGGCAAACGTCGGGATCGGGCGACGCGGGAGCGACTCAGGCTCCATTCAGGATCCGCAAGGAGAGACAGCCATGAACGGAAAGCGGCGAACCCTCATCTTCGGCGTGGTCGCGGGCATCGCCCTCGCGCTGGCCTGCGGCCAGGCGGCCATGGACGACGGGGCCCAGGCGAGCGAGGGACAGGGTGTCGAGGCGCCGATGTTCGAGGTGGACCCGTTCTGGCCGAAACCGCTGCCGGACCACTGGGTGCTCGGCTCGGCGATCGGCGTGGGCGTCGACTCGCGCGACCACGTCTTCATCGTGCACCGGGGCAACCTCACCGAGCGCACCGAGGGCGGAGCCGACGCCGACCCGCCGATCGGCGAATGCTGCCGCGCGGCGCCCCCCGTGCTCGAATTCGATCCCGAAGGGAACCTCGTCAACGCCTGGGGCGGCCCCTCCGAGGACTACGTGTGGCCCGGCTCGAACCACGGGATCACCGTCGACCACATGGACAACCTGTGGATCGGCGGGAACGGGCCGAACGACACGCACATCCTCAAGTTCTCGCGCGATGGCGAGTTCCTCGCCTCGTACGGCGAGCCGGAGGCGGGACCGGAGCCCGACAGCCACAGCGAGACGCGCTTCAACCGGGTCGCCAAGCTCGCCTTCGACGCGGGGGCCAACGAGGCCTACCTCGCGGACGGCTACGGCGGCCGCCGCGTCGCCGTGCTGGACGCCTCGACCGGCGCCTTCAAGCGCTACTGGGGCGCCTACGGCAACGCGCCCGACGACGCGCGCACGCCGCCCTACGACCCGGACGCGCCGCTCATCCAGCAGTTCCGCACGCCCGTGCACTGCGCCGAGCCGTCGCTCGATGGTCTCGTGTACGTGTGCGACCGTCCCAACGACCGCATCCAGGTCTTCCAGACGGACGGCACCTACGTGGACGAGGTACGGATCGCGCCGCGCACGCTGGGCGACGGGTCGACGTGGGACATCGCCTTCTCGCGCGACGCGGACCAGAAGTACATGTACGTCGCCGACGGCAAGAACATGCGGGTCTACATCATGGACCGCGCCTCGCTCGAGATCCTGACCAGCTTCGGCGACGGCGGCCGTCAGCCCGGCCAGTTCTTCGCCGTCCACAGCATCGCGACGGACTCGGACGGCAACATCTACACGACGGAAACCTACGAGGGGAAGCGCGTCCAGAAGTTCGTGTACATGGGCATGGGCCCGGTGCCGGCCGAGCACCAGGGACCGCCCTGGCCGCGTGGTGACCAGTAGAGGCGACCAGTAGACGGAAGGACCGGCGAGGAGGTACAGCCATGAACGGGAAGCGGCGAATCCTCATCGGCGGCGCCGGGGTCGGCGTCGTCATCGCGCTCGCGTGCGGGCAGGCGGCGATGGATGACGCGGGCTCGGCGGCCGCGGGCTCGGCCGACGCGGGACAGGGCGTCGAGGCGCCGATGTTCGAGGTGGATCCGTTCTGGCCCAAGCCGCTGCCGGAACACTGGCTGCTCGGCTCCACGATCGGCGTCGGCGTCGACTCCCGCGACCACGTGTTCATCATCCACCGGCGCGCCTCCATCGACCCCGGCACCGAACTGGGCGCCGCGGCCGATCCGCCGACCTCGGAGTGCTGCAACCCCGCGCCCGAAGTGCTCGAGTTCGATCCGGAGGGCAACCTCGTGAACTCGTGGGGAGGCCCTTCCGACGACTACGTGTGGCCCGAGTCGAACCACGGGATCACGATCGACCACATGGACAACGTGTGGATCGGCGGCAACGGGGCGAGCGACTCGCACATCCTCAAGTTCTCGCGCGACGGCGAGTTCCTCGCTTCCTACGGGCAGCCGCAGGTGGGGATGGAGCCCGACAGCCACAGCGAGACGCGCTTCAACCGGGTGGCGGAGGTCGGCTTCGACGCGGAGGCCAACGAAGCCTACGTCGCGGACGGCTACGGCGGCCGGCGCGTGGCCGTGCTCGACGCTTCGACCGGCGCCTTCAAGCGCTACTGGGGCGCCTACGGCAACGCGCCCGACGACACCCCGCCGCCCCTCTACGACCCGGACGCGCCCCCCTCGCAGCAGTTCCGGACTCCGGTACACTGCGCGCAGCCCTCCCTCGACGGTCTGATCTACGTCTGCGACCGCGCCAGCGACCGGATCCAGGTCTTCCAGCGGGACGGGACGTACGTGGATGAGGCGTTCGTCGCGCCCCGGACGCTGGGCGCCGGCTCGACCTGGGACCTCGCCTTCTCGCGCGATCCCGAGCAGCGGTACATGTACGTCGCCGACGGATCGAACCACCGCGTCTACGTCATGGACCGGGCCTCGCTCGAGGTGCTGACCAGCTTCGGCGACGGCGGCCGGCAGCCGGGGCAGTTCATCGGCGTACACAGCATCGCGACGGACTCGCGGGGCAACGTCTACACGACCGAAACGTACGCGGGGAAGCGGATCCAGAAGTTCGTGTTCATGGGCATGGGCCGCGTGCCGGCCGAACAGGGCCCGCCGTGGCCGAGCGGGCCGTAGGGCGCAGGGCGAGCTAGAAGGCCGCCGCCTGTAGGCGCGCGTACAGGTAGCGGCCGTTGAACCCCATCGCCGAGAACGAGCGGTAGGGGAAGATCCCGCCGAACGCGTCCACCCGCGCCGGGAAGGCGTCGAAGAGGTTCTCGCCGCCGACCGTGAGCCGCCACCCTCCCGCCACGTCAACGTGGACTCCCGCATCGAAGGTGACTTTCGGCTCGAGGAGCCGGATCCTGTGCGGGTGCTCTCCGGAGCCGAGCGCGCGCAGTTCTTCCTGCGCCCCGTAGACGTTCGCCCCGAGGCTCGCCTCGAACGCGCCGCTCGTGAAGCTCGTCGTGAACCTGCCGCGCCAGTCCGGCCGCCCCTCCTCGAGGAAGTAGACGTCGAACCCGTGGTAGATCCGGAACGATTCGTCCCGCAGCGCCTCGTTCTCCTTCGCGCAGGCCGCGATGTCGTCCTCCGGGCAGCGCGCGCGCACCTGGCCCCAGCCCGCGGAGGCGCCGAATTCGAGGCGTGAGGCGTCCCCGAGCCGCCGTCCCCATGTGAGCGCCGCATCGATGCCGTACGACCGCAGATCGATCGCGTTGGAGAAGAAACGGACCGATTCCGCGGCGAAACCCGCCAGCAGGTGATCGATCAGGCCGCTCGCGCCTCTCGCCAACGGGCTGGAGAGGAGGATGGC encodes the following:
- a CDS encoding Fic family protein, translated to MNRTLDELPEAFVSHTAISADVSRAVKAGTLRKLASRLYTKNLDDAPERIVRRNLWTIVAGYFPGALVADRTAIEVGPAPDGSVCLVSARGRTIELPGIVLRPRRGSGPITSDMPFVEGLYLSSRTRAYLQNLRPSRTRGGRLPRTLPQAQIEETLDRLIRGSGESAVKQLRDDARAVAAELGLEKEAARLDTLIGTLLGTRRSELDSPLARARSRGNAYDPDRMDLFHKLHRALRDRPPRVRSAPDRDAQGRDTLAFFEAYFSNFVEGTEFLVEEAVRIVFEGEIPQRRPADARDVVGTWRLVSNPQEMARTPRDPAELTSLLRYRHRQIMAGRPETRPGEFKDAPNKAGGTHFVLPDLVSGTLEQGFSLYQSLESPFERAVYMMFLVAEVHPFADGNGRVARVMMNAELVTAGEERIVIPTVFRNNYLAALRALSRTDRRPEPLIGMLDYAQRWTLAVGWTSLPETQRELEACHAFLDPDEADGEGKRLRMPVVTSDARGPANG
- a CDS encoding tryptophan 7-halogenase, producing MVGGGPAGCAAAASLARRGHDVALITRPAPPAKWLAESIPGSARKLLERVGALDALDAAGLVRNEGNTVWWAGEPRRDERFGAPERGFHAERAALEAAFHGVAREAGARLVADGPVVETAVEPDGWRVATSAARYRGRWVLDASGRAGVLARRGLRTRERGIATLALVGRWTPDRGHAPPDPGCTLIESYRDGWAWSVPTSPRTRCVTAMVDPRRTHLARERGLDGMWRAELAKAARLGRRLEGGRLQGPVRACPASLYGATLHGRPGLLLVGDAGSFIDPLSSYGVKKALASAWLAAIVTHTGLEDDAMAGPACELYDDREREVYRTYRALSVPFLEQAAAANDHPFWDARLDAARTAGGGIREPAAESGASGASGASGMLEPGERSLAEDRAEAFLGSAEVRAAYETIRARPAVRLRPAAGLEIISGPAVAGDRIALEPHLVSERLPAGARYVRNVDLRLLVEVAPTLDQVPDIYEAYNRRADPAPLPDFLAALALTVGAGFLDLTNDG
- a CDS encoding HupE/UreJ family protein — its product is MKRSDTRRPSRRTATLMGCVLALYGLTSLAGAARAAPDRPAERAAPDRAAGAIPAVPHEIPADVTVQAFVTPEGSRLRFLVRAPLEAMRDIEFPQYGLGYLDLEAADPFLRDAAQLWLADYVAFYEEDRRLEAPRIVATRVSLPSDRSFASYETALAHFDDPPLDPGLQLPWRQALLDVLLEYDIESDESRFSIDPGFAHLGLRTVTVLRLRPPDRPERAFQYVGDPGLVRLDPRWHQAALRFVSLGFTHILDGIDHLLFLLCLVIPLRTLWGLVPVITSFTIAHSITLIASAFGIAPRALWFPPLIETLIALSIVYMALENIVGAKPRKRWLLAFGFGLVHGFGFSFALSESLQFAGGHLLASLLAFNVGVELGQLVVVAVAVPVVEVLFRKVVAERIGTIIGSALLAHTGWHWMTDRGSDLLAYRFAWPAFDGALAAALMRWGALALIVVGAAWAISGPFGRLAAKAKGGGRTALAE
- a CDS encoding peptidyl-alpha-hydroxyglycine alpha-amidating lyase family protein, whose amino-acid sequence is MRRIQGTRRIGLGAVLVLTAFASGAGVGPGALAAQLTAPNPYRAMDGWGELPDGRSWGATSAVYPAPDGEHIWVGERCGANLCVESDVDPILLFDTEGNVVRSFGSGLIAWPHGMFVEEDGSVWVADAVGYAPVPEGWGHVVYKFSPEGEVLMVLGEKGVAGDGPHHFNKPSDILIAPDGSIFVADGHDAGGNNRIVKFAPDGTFLMEWGRAGTANGEFRDPHALAMDSQGRLFVGDRGNSRVQVFDQEGNHLETWHQFGRPSGLFIDEEDVLYSTDSESNARRNKGWLRGIYIGDAATGWVTTFIPDPEPNQDASGTSGAEGIAVDAHGNLYGAEVGPRQMRKYIRR